Within Sardina pilchardus chromosome 21, fSarPil1.1, whole genome shotgun sequence, the genomic segment GGCGACCGATGACCCGATCCGACCCGATTTTTGGAGCTTTGATGACTTTGTGTGCCTCCCCgccaaaaaaagtcaaaattaccCCGGTCTGGAGACAGGGGCTGGAGGGGGTTTGCAGAAGGGGTCTGaggatggaggggggtgggggggggtctgtcaCCCCCCAGTCTCCTAAAAAGTCAGGCCCAGGCTCCAGGGGTTAACAGCTATTACACTGGGCTGTCAAATGCAAACAGAAGGGACCAAGGCTCCTGCATAACAAACAGCAGCACTGTGAAACATGCTTAAGCTCTTTAATCAACATTAATAAGCTATTATATCAGTGATTTGGCAAACCACAGGGCAGCCATTTCCATTTCAATGAGGGTCTGCTCGTTGatgatgacacacatacacgcatacacacacacacacacacacacacaaatatatgaaaatgtaaatgAGTTGGTAATTGTTGCTTGTGCATTAGGGATTTTACCATAATGTGAAACTTTTTTTCCTTGTCAAGCCATTAGTGCCATCAATGAGCAAATGTATTATTCTTTTCTCAATTTGGGATAATCTTCTGAATGGCAAAACAAATAAGCGGGGGAATAaattaggggagagagagagagagggagacagagaaacacaaacggagagagaaagacaaactgagacagacagaaatgtagacaagccagaggagagaggtggaggaggaggaggaggaggaggagggaggaagagagagagagagagagggggtgggggcagagaggggggagagagaactcAACCCCTCGGCCCATAAATCTTGCCAAGCGCCAGACCTGACCTCTGGGCCTCCCTGCACCTCAGAAGGACTCTGCTTCCTCCTCTGTTCCCCATGGCCAACTGGCTGAGAGGGCCAGATATCAAGCATCGGCCCTGCGGACTTGCCCTGAAGGATATGGGAATctagaagactgtgtgtgtgtgtgtgtgtgtgtgtgtgtgtgtgtgtagccgggGGTTACAGAGAGAGCCACCGAGGTGAGGCTGGAGcgctgggagggagggagggggtcggAGGGCCTGGTGCATAAGTCACATAGGTCTGGTCTCTGGGCTGGGCGGCCGGCTGGCTTCTTTCTGTGCGGCTGTGAGCATGATTGAGCGCCTGCCTGCCGGAGAACATAAGAAGCCCCGCAGACATGGcccgcttcctcctcctcctccacctcgtcctcctcctcctccagccgctCTGCTTCACGTCCACCGAATTAAAAGAGTCACTTCAGCAGCCCGGCAAAATCCCCCCTGACCACCGCTCACCCCCACCTACACACATCCCCCCTCGCAGACGGACCGCCGGCCCGACGGTTGCGTTTAAATTACACAGGAGTTCTCCGGCTCGGGACGGCAGCGGTGATGACGGTGAGAGGGCCGCGCGCGCAGGATAATCTTATCTGATCCTTTATTAGCGGCCCGTTTCATCTCGAGCCCTCGCGGCTAACGGGCCTTTGATTCGCGGCGGCGAGCGCGGCTCAGACGGCAGGTTGACCGTGAAGACGAGTGAAACGGAATGGCCAGAGGACCGGGTCAGAGGCACGTAAAAGGCCACGGCGAGGCCGCCCGCTTTAACACGCACAGGGGCCGCGCTAAGAGGGGTTTAAGCTCCCGAGCGCtcaggggaggggggaaggacAATGGCGGTTCATCTGAGGAACCGGGAACGTCTTACTAGAACGTCTTACTAGAACTGGGACAAAGGGGAGAAGCGGGTGCCAACCCCTCCGGGGAATCTCAGACTGCTTTATCAGCTTAAGGCTgtggttcagttcagttcagctcaCTGGAGCCTATTTGAATCACTCAGATCAGGCTCAATTGAGGTCTCTCTAAATATAACTAGCAAAGGTGTCTTAAGTATACAAAAGGAGATGATGTTTGTCTGTAAAACAAAGTTGGGAACCTGTCTGGGTATTTATCATGTCGCCTACGGAGAAAGCCACACTAATCCACTACATGGAAGTGTTCAACCACAAAGCACATGGAGGACTGACAAATAACATCAATAAAAAGACAGACAAACTTAGTGTAACAATGCAAAAGGCCCAGGTTTAAtcaaagtcttttttttctgcaatttttccatatcatgcacacacatagcaaACAAACTTCTTATATATTCCTTACTCAGTGACTGAgggaccacaacacacacaagtgacaCCCAACAAGCAGAACCATCAATAACTATATGTGTaagtctggtgtgtgtatgtgtgtgtgtgtatgtgtgtgtgtatatgtgtgtgtttacgagtgagaaaaaaagagacagagagaaagacaaagaagcTAAAGAATGCAACCCACTCGTTGTTATGGCTGGTGTGCGCTCTGTAACCCAGAGGCCATGTTATCCGCTGACTAGCTGTCGGACAGTGCGCAGGTCAGAGGGTAAGAGCGAGCAATCAGGCGGAGTCGGAGTGCGGGGTGATGGGTGTCAGAGGGTGGACCACaccacccagccacacacagacaagcccGTGTGTGAGATCATGGAGGGGACCGAATGTTTAGGTGCGtgtttatacgtgtgtgtgtgtatgtgtgtttgtgtgagagagtcggAGGTGACGTGATTGCGTGCGTGTATACGAAACAccgtgtgtgtcctgtgtcccGTGAGTGTGACAAGGTGTGCGTGAAAGTATGTGtatggtgggagggggggggtgtatatgtgtgtgtgtgtgtgtgtgtgtgtgtggtgggtagAGGGCCGAGGGCCCACTGAGAGCCCATCACTGACAGCACTCCAAACACTGGGGCCCGAGCGGCAGGCCGAGACACCGACACTGACAGACCTCAGATCCCCCCCAGATCCCCcgtgtgtctacacacacacgcacgcccagcCTCTGATCCTGcacgcaatacacacacacacacgcagattcacacaaacacacacacacacacacattcccacccacgtacagcacaacacaatcaGAGTCTTCTCTCAGGGCATGGGGTCACCTGACAGTGACCTGTTATCAATGGCCCAGTGTGGGCCTTCCCGATGCCATTTATCTGTCAAGACGCTTCTACATCTGGCCAAAggattgcgtgtgtgtatacttgtgtgtgtgtgcgtgtgtgcgtgtgtgttggtgggcttTGTTCTACTAAGGTTCATCTTAATGGCTGCAATATGTCTGGTTTTTTATTGatgtccattttttttctcttagtcTGCATCgcatgggagagaaagaaagtgtgtgtgtgtgtgtgtgtgtgtgtgtgtgtgtgtgtgtgtacgtgtgtgtgtgttttcttccccCATTCTGTCACTTCCTCCCCTCGGTCCCACCTCTCCTCCGTCAGGACCTCGCTCATCCCTCGCTCCGGTGTCCCTTTACAGGCAGTACAagcgctcctcttcctcctccaccaggcCCCTGGGAACGACAGAACCACAGAGGtgagcagggaggaggagagggaggaggaggaggaggaagaggaggaagagacagagacagtaaCATCAACAGAGGGTGAGCGAGAGACAAAACACAGCCTTTGAATCTCAGCTGTATTTCAGAGAGGCACTACCGGTCTGGAGGCACAGAGGTAGCAAATAACCATCCAGCCTCCTGTGCCAAGAGATAGCCTTTCTTAAGGGGAGGAATAGCACTGGTGCCTGGTGTCTGGGTGTATATGTTTAtaagggtgtgagtgtgtgtgtgtgtgtgtgtgtgtgtgtgtgtgtgtgtgtgtgtgtgtgtgtgtgtgtgtgtgtgtgtgtatgtatgtaagagatgtgcgtgttgtgtgtgtgtgtgtgtgtgtgtgtgtgtgagattctcAGTGGCCTGGTGCCACGTGGTCATTAGGCTCTGTGGTGCAGACAGCCCTCCCAAGCCCAGAGACAGTAAACAACCCTGCCGTTCATTCCTTATTCATGGTTTTAATCACGGATGGCAAAGCAACGTTAATCTgctaaaagagagagtgtgtgggtatatgtgtgtgtgtgtgtgtgtgtgtgtgtatgtgtgtgtgtgtgtgtgtgcgtgtgtgtcaagTGGGGTGTAGGGAGTAAAAGTAGTTCCAGACTGTCTGCACCAGAGCATGACTTTGAAAACCGGCTGTTCGGGGACAGTCGTCGTCGGCGCGGGCGACAGAGCAGAGCTGCCTGGGAGGTCAGGGGGGCTGACAGGGAGCAACCTGGCGCGCCCGCCGCACCAACCGACGACGACGCCGCCGCGCGGAAAAAATATAGAGACAGAATAAACAAGCAGGTAGACAGGATGGAGCGGTaggaacacaacaaaacaaagtgGAAAACAATAAATAAGTGGGTCGTTCCGTGTCTCTGACGGCACTCCGGAAGTTAAACTGGTAGAGAGGGACCGCAGCACAGCCAAGGTCATATTGTCCTCTTCCTAAACACGGCCAAATATTTGTTTCTGTGCTTTTAGCGACAATACCAACGGAACCGTctaaataaagacaaatgtgacaaaaaatgaacctcctcctcctccgagtgATGAGCGTCTCATGTTGAGACCTTGACTGGGGGGAAGGCGGGTAACAGGTGAGGTCACCCTCGCGGATCTGGAATGTTCTATTCTTCCCCAGCTCCCTCAGCAGGGGCTCGGACAGACGCTATGGCCTCCTAGCGCTGCACGGCCGTTTTAACGAAGCATTGTTTAGACGCGGACGTGCGGGGGGGACGCAGGGGACATGAGTGGCGGACGAGCGGCTTCCTGTGGGCGGCCGAGCACCTCCGCTGGGCCTTCCGGCGAGTGGCCGACGTCTGCGGACGGCGTTGGAGCCGAGCGCATAGGTACGACAGGAGgggggcgggagggagggatcTAGAAAGGCCCACATGCGTCATGTTGCATACCAGGCTGGCAGATGGAGAACATTCCCCAAACATTACTAGGTAAGTGACATAAACAAAAAGACGTCTTCAAGGACACAGGAAATGGCATCATGGTTTCTCTGACTGCCGAGGGGaggaagacaaaaagaaaaagaaaaaatagaagCGGGATCTGTTTCCTATCTTGACCCCGGCTGGCCTCAGAGCGTCAGAGACTTTATTCTTAGGAATGTCTTAATCTGTGTGGAGGGGGTCTGGGGATTaccctttcaaacacacacacacacacagacacacacacacacacacacacacacacacacacacacacacacacacacacaaacctcaatGCAGATCAACCCTTCCTGACTCACACAATCCAGGTCAGGATGGGTTATATTATGATATCCGTTAGCTCATCTTTCAATTAAAATACACACCCAGGTTGTGGTGGGAGTGACGACCGAATTTTTGAACAGCAAGTAATCCTTCAATCGAAAGACTTTTTCTCGTACAGGTGAAGCGGTCCCTCAATACCTCAATCTCAAAATGGCTGCAACGAGAACTGTAACCATAGCAACATTATTGCGTCTTCCCTACCGCAAGCTGTTCTCTACTGTCAGTGCAGAAGGAGCTCCGTGTCACTGCAAAATGTCAGAGTTGTCAGAGACGTCTGAGGGAGTCCAAACTGATTTTCATCAGCAGGAGTGGAGCCCATAAAGTATGtatgggagggaggaaggagtcACTCCACACCCCAGTCACGCAACGGAGGGTGCTGTAACCTCTTCAGACAGAGCATggactgctctctcctctcagctgtGCTGCTCGactacacctcacacacatcccactcacacacttccagtGGCAACGCATCCATCTACTGTGAAGTGACAGGTCTACAGCTTTGAGTTATTGAATAATGTAGCGCATACAATCTGTGTATTCATGTACTAAAACATGTACTAAACCTGACTGTGGTGACTAGGTCTTATTTAAAGCTTATTCGTTTTGTAAAAGGCTGTAAAAGAGTTCTATGGGCTCCACTATGAGCCACAATTTCGTATGTGTTTTTCTGGCTGTCTCCTATCGCTCTCCCTGTGGCGTACCTGTAGGCGGCGATCTCGATGTCCAGGGCCATCTTCTGGCTCAGGAGTTCGTCGTAGTCACTGCAGTGCTCCTTCATCTGGGCCTCAAGGTCAGCCTGGGAGTACTTCAGGTCGGCCACGCAGTTCTGGGAAGTCAGGGGCAGATAGGTGAGGAGCGAACCCAGCGGGCGCACCCAAAAGTGGGACAGATTTGGAACGGCCGGAGGGGGGTAAGCGgagaggtgtggtgtggggcgTCTTACTGCTCACCTCCATGTCTTCAATCTCCAGCAGGTAAGCCTCTTTCCTGGCCTCGATCTCGGCCTCCAGCTCCTCGTTCTGCCTCTCCAGCTCGACAAGCTCCTTCTGCAGCTCAGCAATCtagaaacaaacagaaatgtaGCGCATGACCTAAAACACATCAATACAGACGAGGACAACAACCATAGAAGGAAGATGACACAGtgcattgttgttatttgtatgtctctttggacaaaagcgtctgctaaatactgtaaccataaccataaccattttGGGCTCTAATTCAAATAATGGGCAAATGAACTGAAGCTAATCTAGTAACTCATATCAAATCATTTTGCTCATTAAACCCTGTGAGTAGGATCCTAAGCACAGACATGGGTGGATCGATGATATCTTTAGCTTGTTTTTCAAGACGCTTGGCTCATTACACAACTTTGTCCTTTGCCTCGTTATCTAAATTAGGGCCCTTGATTAGAACGCAGCAACGATTGCGACTGTGTTCTATATTAGCTACTTCACTTCGAATATAATACATATGCACCACATAGACATCTACACCACGCCCCCACCCCAGACCCAGTGTTCTGTTGACAGGAGGACGGTCTCCCCTGACGACAGGTCCAGACAGTAAGTGTCCAGCGCTGGCGCGCGCGCTGCCCCTGCTGTGAGTAATTACGGCAATCAGCCGGCTTAAACAAGAGCCTGGCAGAGACGGATGGCGCTGGCCGCTGCTGTTTGTCTTTCAGGTAGATCACAGGAGCCTCACGGCGACTTCATTAGCCCGGCCGATGATGGCACCCAGACCTGAGTCCATTACCCAGAACCAACAACGCGCCGGCCGCCGCCTGCAGATTCACTTACGTAGGTGCTGCCTGTCTGGCCGCTGCAGATGGTGCATTTCTATATAATAGGACGTGAAGTGTGGTGATGAAGTGGCTATAGGAAACTATCTCCACGGCTGTCTGATCCAGTTATGAGAAAGGAGTTCGTCTAGTTGCTGTCGTCTAGTTTTAAGAGGCATCATTTGTGTGATGATTTCTATGTGGGGATTTGATGATATACTGTCGGGTCTCGGTGAAACTGATACACCGCTGATGTTCACGAGATCAAGCTGGTCTGAAGGAGTGATTAGGGATGTCTAGCTCCTCCCTGGTGCCGTATGTTCATGTGGACAGGTGGGCAGGCCTGAGGAGGTGTCAGCGGGCAGAATCTAGTGACGCTGCCACAGCAGTGACACAGAGGCCGCCCATGCTGCCTTCACCAGAGACTGT encodes:
- the LOC134068329 gene encoding keratin, type II cytoskeletal 8-like; protein product: MDIKEYYSQLAESLQFECGPRAAIAAGAKGGNGNGATGAKAAGARVKDVSKVTDVNALKALIAELQKELVELERQNEELEAEIEARKEAYLLEIEDMENCVADLKYSQADLEAQMKEHCSDYDELLSQKMALDIEIAAYRGLVEEEEERLYCL